The sequence TGCACCTCGATGTGCTGGAGGACAACAAGCACTTCTTCCCCAACTACAACGCGGCGCCCGTCGTACACACCCCGACACTGGAGAAGTACCCGGAGATCGCCGGCCTGCTGGACCCGCTCAGCAAGCGGCTGACCACGGAGGTCGCGCAGGTGCTGAACGCCCGGGTGGACGTGGACGGCCAGGACCCGCACGAGGTGGCGAAGGACTGGCTGATCGAGGAGGGGTTCATCAAGGAGGGGTGAGAGCCGGCCGGACCGGAGAGAGTTACAAAGATTCTTTGCAAAGACCTGTTGCAAAACCGTCTTTGCAACTCTACGGTGGAGCCATGTCACCGAACGAAGCGCACGACGACCACAGCGCGACGGCATCCGAGCTCGACTTCCTCCGCATCGACGCCCGTGCCCTGCGCGGCCTCGCCCACCCGCTGCGGATCCGCCTGCTCAACGCCCTGCGGGAGCACGGCCCCGCCACCGCGTCCGGCGTCGCCGAGCGGCTCGGCGAGTCCAGCGGCGCCACCAGCTACCACTTGCGGCAACTGGCCTCGTACGGCTTCGTCGAGGACGACCCGACGCTCGGCAAGGGCCGCGAGCGCTGGTGGCGGGCGGCCCACGCCGGCACCGCCTTCGACTCCGACCTGATGCACGATGCCGACCCCGAGGTACGCGGCGCCATGGGCGTCGTCCTCCACGAGGTGGCGACGATCCACGCCCAGGAGCTGAGCACCTGGCTCGGCACGATGCACGAGTGGTCCCGCGAGTGGTACGAGGGCTCGAGTCTCAGCGACTTCAAGATCCGGCTCACGCCCGAGCTCTCCCGCGAACTCGCCGAGAAGGTCCACGAGCTGATCGACACCTACCGCGGACGCGTTCCCGAGGGCACCGAGGGTTCCGCCGTCGTCCGCACCCACCTGCACGTCTTCCCGCGCCGCACCGACTGAAGGGACCGACCGCCATGAACCCCGAGACCTACCTCGCCCCGTACCGCGTCCACTCCCCCGAGCTGCGCGACCACGTCCGCGGCCTCCGCGCCGCCCGGCGCACCGCTCTGCGCCGGAAGCTGCGGAGCAGGCTCGGCTGGACCATGGTCGAGATGGGCCTGCGCGTGCTCCCGGCCGGCGCCGGCCGCCCGGCCCGCGCCCCTCGTCCCGCCTAGCGTTCCGGGGCTCAGCAGCTGGGGATCTTCCCGCCGTGGTCCAGGGCCCTCAGCGAGTTCACCGCGTCCTTCAGCGTCGTGACCGGGATCAGCCGCAGGCCCTTCGGCAGCTCGGACTTCGCCTCCGAGCACTCCGCCTTCGGTACGAGGAAGACGGTCGCCCCGTCCCGCCGGGCCGCCTGTGTCTTGAGCGAGACCCCGCCGACCGCGCCGACCTCGCCGTCCGCCTCGATCGTGCCGGTGCCCGCGACGGTGCGGCCGCCGGTGAGGTCGCCGCCCGAGCCGTCGCCGTCGAGCTTGTCGACGATGCCCAGCGCGAAGAACAGGCCGGCGCTGGGGCCGCCGATGTCCGCCAGGTGCAGGGTGACGTCGACGGAGCCGGGCTTGCGGCCCAGGTAGTTCAACGCGGCGTCGACGGCGGCGTCCTGGGACTTCGCCATGTCGTCGAGGTTGTGCTTCTCGATCTCCTTCTCGGAGCCGCCGGTCGGGTAGACGGAGTCCCTGGGCAGCACGGCCCGGTCCGTACGGAACCAGCTGTCGACGACGTCCCGGAGGCCGACGTCCGACTTGGGGGCCGTCGCCACGATCGTCGTCATCCGCAACTCGCCCCGGGTGGTGCGGTTAGGGGTGCCCTTGATGCTGATCACGGGGGTGCCGTGGTCCTCCCCCAGCACATTCGCGGTCGTCCCGGGCTGCGCCAGCGTGAACGGCAACGGCGCGAAGGCGGCGACACCGAGGAGCGCGACGACGGGGAGGGCGGCGAGGGCGAGGGTGCGGGGCGGTGTGAACACGCGCCCAATCTAACGTCCGGCGCCCCGGACCGGGTCGGCCGGGCGGTCCCGCCCGGCCGGTTCCGTCCTCGGACGCCGGACGGGCCGGGTTCGCGCCCCGCGTCAGCGAAGCGCGTCCGCGACCTCCCGGGCCGCGTCGATCACCCGCGGCCCCACCCGTTCCGGGACGGAGTCCGCCAGCATGACCACGCCGACACTGCCCTCCACCCCCGTCACGCCCATGAGCGCCGCCGCCGCACCGCTCGCGCCCGCTTCGAGTTCGCCGTGGGTGAGGGTGAAGGCCGTCTCGCCCACCGGCTTCTGGCGGGCGGCGAGGATCGCCCGGCCCGCGGCGCCCCGGTCGAGCGGGTGGCGGAAGCCCGCCCGGTAGGCCACGTGGTAGTCGGTCCAGGTCGGTTCGACGACCGCGACCGCCAGCGCGTCGGAGCCGTCGACCAGCGTGAGGTGGGCGGTGGCCCCGATGTCCTCGGCCAGCGAACGCAGCGCGGGCAGCGCGGCCTCCCGTACGAGCGGATGGACCTGGCGGCCCAGCCGCAGCACGCCGAGACCGACCCGCGCCCGGCCGCCCAGGTCGCGGCGGATCAGGGTGTGCTGTTCCAGCGTGGCGAGCAGACGGTAGACCACGGTGCGGTTGACGCCGAGCTTGTTGGACAACTCGGTGACCGTCAGACCGTGGTCGGTGTCGGCGAGCAGCTTGAGGACACGCAGTCCTCGGTCGAGCGTCTGGGAGGTCTCCGCTGTCACGACGCCCTCTCCTCCGTGGGTGAGCGGCGGCGGCTGGTTCCCATGGACTGTGCGCCACCGGTCCCAGCGGCGACGCACGGAGAGGCCGCCGGCCTGGCCAAGGCACCGGCTGCGCTCCGCGGCCACATTGCCACGGGGCGTTCACATTTTTGGGACAGTAGCGAGCGAGTCCGCTCAGCGGAAGACCTCGTCCAGAATCCGGTCGCCCCCGGAAACCGGGTTGTGCCGGGCGAGCATAAGTGCCGGTCAGCGGCGCGCGGACTGTTCGGGGCGCATCTACGCGCGTCCAAGTCGGCCGACTCGTCCGCGACGCTCCGTAGTCCGTAGGTGAACCACGGTTAACTCACCGTGAAAATTTTTTCGGCCGGTTCCCCGGTCGACGAAGCCCCGGGACCCTCGCGGCGAGGGTCCCGGGGCTTCGGGCGGTGCGGAGTTGAGGGGTCACCGCATCCGGGTGGCCCACTCCTGCACCTTCTTGATCCGCTGCTCGATCTGCCCGGCGGTGGCCTCCGCGCTCGGCGGCCCGCCGCACACCCGGCGCAGCTCGGTGTGGATGACACCGTGCGGTTTGCCGCTCTG is a genomic window of Streptomyces sp. NBC_00708 containing:
- a CDS encoding helix-turn-helix domain-containing protein; protein product: MSPNEAHDDHSATASELDFLRIDARALRGLAHPLRIRLLNALREHGPATASGVAERLGESSGATSYHLRQLASYGFVEDDPTLGKGRERWWRAAHAGTAFDSDLMHDADPEVRGAMGVVLHEVATIHAQELSTWLGTMHEWSREWYEGSSLSDFKIRLTPELSRELAEKVHELIDTYRGRVPEGTEGSAVVRTHLHVFPRRTD
- a CDS encoding helix-turn-helix domain-containing protein: MTAETSQTLDRGLRVLKLLADTDHGLTVTELSNKLGVNRTVVYRLLATLEQHTLIRRDLGGRARVGLGVLRLGRQVHPLVREAALPALRSLAEDIGATAHLTLVDGSDALAVAVVEPTWTDYHVAYRAGFRHPLDRGAAGRAILAARQKPVGETAFTLTHGELEAGASGAAAALMGVTGVEGSVGVVMLADSVPERVGPRVIDAAREVADALR